One genomic segment of Rhizobium viscosum includes these proteins:
- a CDS encoding isoprenyl transferase, producing the protein MSETSFLTAPEHVAIIMDGNGRWAKQRGLPRTMGHRRAVETVRQTVRTAGDLGIKYLTLFAFSSENWRRPEAEVTDLLGLLKAFIRSDLAELHRQNVRIRVIGDRVNLRSDILKLLLEAEETTKANTALTLVIAFNYGSRDEIARAMMSLAKDVEEGRLRSQDITAALIDARLDTAGIPDPDLIIRTSGEERLSNFLLWQAAYSEFVFLPEYWPDFSRELFLSALEKFASRDRRFGGLSAQAAAVNT; encoded by the coding sequence ATGTCGGAAACTTCATTTTTGACTGCGCCAGAACACGTCGCGATCATCATGGATGGCAACGGTCGTTGGGCAAAGCAGCGCGGCCTGCCGCGGACGATGGGACACCGCAGGGCGGTCGAGACCGTTCGCCAGACCGTGCGCACTGCCGGCGATCTTGGCATCAAATACCTGACGCTCTTTGCCTTCTCCTCGGAAAACTGGCGTCGCCCGGAGGCCGAGGTAACCGATCTCCTCGGCCTGCTGAAGGCCTTCATCCGCAGCGATCTCGCCGAGCTTCATCGGCAGAACGTGCGCATCAGGGTGATCGGCGATCGCGTCAATCTGCGCAGCGATATCCTCAAGCTTCTGCTGGAAGCCGAGGAGACGACCAAGGCCAATACGGCGCTGACACTCGTCATCGCCTTCAACTATGGTTCTCGCGACGAGATCGCTCGTGCCATGATGAGCCTCGCCAAGGATGTGGAGGAGGGGCGTCTCAGGTCGCAGGATATCACCGCTGCGCTGATCGATGCCCGGCTAGATACCGCCGGCATCCCCGATCCTGATCTCATCATCCGCACGAGCGGCGAAGAGCGGCTCTCCAACTTCCTGCTTTGGCAGGCTGCTTACTCGGAATTCGTCTTCCTGCCGGAATATTGGCCCGATTTTAGCCGCGAGCTTTTCCTTTCGGCGCTTGAGAAGTTTGCCTCGCGCGACCGCCGCTTCGGCGGTCTTTCCGCGCAGGCCGCAGCAGTGAACACTTGA
- the frr gene encoding ribosome recycling factor, which translates to MSEGIDIKELKRRMDGAVSAFKSDIASLRTGRASANILDPVTVEAYGSRMPLNQVANITVPEPRMLTVSVWDKSMVGAVDRSIRESNLGLNPIVDGQNLRIPLPELNEERRKSLVKVAHDYAEKSKVAIRHVRRDGMDGLKKAEKDGVIGQDESRAQSERVQKMTDETILEIDRLLGEKEKEIMQV; encoded by the coding sequence ATGAGTGAAGGTATCGACATCAAGGAACTGAAGCGCCGCATGGACGGCGCTGTTTCCGCGTTCAAGAGCGACATTGCATCGCTGCGTACGGGCCGCGCTTCGGCCAACATTCTCGATCCGGTGACGGTGGAAGCCTATGGTTCGCGCATGCCGCTGAACCAGGTCGCCAACATCACCGTGCCGGAGCCGCGCATGTTGACGGTGTCCGTCTGGGACAAGAGCATGGTTGGCGCCGTGGACCGTTCGATTCGCGAATCGAATCTCGGCCTGAACCCGATCGTCGACGGCCAGAACCTTCGCATACCGCTGCCGGAGCTCAACGAAGAGCGCCGCAAGTCTCTGGTCAAGGTCGCCCATGACTATGCCGAAAAGAGCAAGGTTGCGATTCGCCATGTTCGCCGCGACGGCATGGACGGCCTTAAGAAAGCCGAAAAGGATGGCGTAATCGGCCAGGACGAAAGCCGGGCACAGTCGGAACGCGTTCAGAAAATGACGGACGAGACGATTTTGGAAATCGACCGCTTGCTTGGCGAGAAAGAAAAGGAAATCATGCAGGTCTAG
- the pyrH gene encoding UMP kinase produces MTSEPIYKRVLLKASGEAMMGAQGFGIDVAVADRIASDIADARQMGVEVGVVIGGGNIFRGVAVASKGGDRVTGDHMGMLGTVINALALATSLRKLNIDTVVLSAISMPEICESFSQRATLYHLSLGRVVIFAGGTGNPFFTTDSAAALRAAEMGAEAIFKGTQVDGIYTADPKKDPEATRFDHLTHKEVLDRGLAVMDVAAVALARENSIPIVVFSIHEKGRFAEILTGGGLKTIVSDN; encoded by the coding sequence ATGACGTCGGAACCAATCTACAAACGTGTTCTACTCAAGGCTTCCGGGGAAGCCATGATGGGTGCCCAGGGCTTCGGTATCGACGTTGCGGTGGCAGACCGCATCGCGTCCGACATTGCCGATGCAAGGCAGATGGGCGTCGAAGTCGGCGTCGTTATCGGCGGCGGTAACATCTTCCGCGGCGTGGCCGTGGCGTCCAAGGGTGGCGACCGCGTCACCGGCGACCACATGGGCATGCTCGGCACGGTCATCAATGCGCTGGCGCTCGCGACCTCGCTGCGCAAGCTGAACATCGATACCGTGGTTCTGTCGGCAATCTCCATGCCGGAAATCTGCGAAAGCTTCTCGCAGCGCGCCACGTTGTATCACCTGTCGCTCGGCAGGGTGGTGATTTTCGCCGGCGGCACGGGCAATCCTTTCTTCACCACTGATTCTGCTGCAGCACTGCGCGCCGCCGAAATGGGCGCCGAGGCAATCTTCAAGGGCACGCAGGTCGACGGTATCTACACCGCCGATCCGAAGAAGGATCCGGAAGCGACGCGTTTCGACCATTTGACACACAAGGAGGTTCTCGACCGGGGCCTTGCGGTCATGGATGTGGCCGCTGTTGCGCTCGCGCGCGAGAATTCCATTCCGATCGTTGTTTTCTCGATTCACGAGAAGGGACGTTTCGCTGAAATCTTGACGGGTGGTGGTCTCAAGACCATCGTATCCGACAACTGA
- the tsf gene encoding translation elongation factor Ts, with product MTEITAALVKELREKSGAGMMDCKKALTETNGDIEAAIDWLRAKGISKADKKSGRAAAEGLVAIAGAGHKAVVIELNSETDFVARNDAFQDLARGIAEVALSTNGTVEAISAATYPASGKPVADTVKEAIATIGENMTLRRAAKLEVEHGVVATYIHNAAGDGIGKLGVLVALKSVGDKAVLSSIGRQVAMHIAATNPLAIRAEEVDAAVAERERNVFIEQSRESGKPEAIIEKMVEGRMRKFFEEVALLSQSFVINPELTVGAAVKAAEKEAGAAIEVVGMARLLLGEGVEKEETDFAAEVAAVAKG from the coding sequence ATGACCGAGATTACGGCTGCACTGGTGAAGGAACTGCGCGAAAAGTCCGGCGCAGGCATGATGGACTGCAAGAAGGCGCTGACCGAGACCAACGGCGACATCGAAGCCGCGATCGACTGGCTGCGCGCCAAGGGCATCTCCAAGGCCGACAAGAAGTCCGGCCGCGCCGCTGCTGAAGGCCTGGTCGCCATCGCCGGCGCCGGTCACAAGGCTGTCGTCATCGAGCTCAATTCCGAAACCGACTTCGTCGCCCGTAACGATGCCTTCCAGGATCTCGCACGCGGCATCGCTGAAGTTGCGCTCTCCACCAACGGCACCGTCGAAGCCATTTCGGCTGCGACCTATCCGGCATCCGGCAAGCCGGTCGCCGACACCGTCAAGGAAGCGATCGCAACCATCGGCGAGAACATGACGCTTCGTCGTGCAGCCAAGCTGGAAGTCGAGCACGGCGTCGTCGCGACTTACATCCACAATGCTGCCGGCGACGGCATCGGCAAGCTCGGCGTTCTCGTCGCGCTGAAGTCGGTGGGCGACAAGGCCGTTCTGTCCTCGATCGGCCGTCAGGTTGCCATGCACATTGCCGCGACCAACCCGCTGGCGATCCGTGCCGAAGAAGTCGATGCCGCAGTCGCCGAACGCGAACGCAACGTCTTCATCGAGCAGTCCCGCGAATCCGGCAAGCCGGAAGCCATCATCGAAAAGATGGTCGAAGGCCGCATGCGCAAGTTCTTCGAAGAAGTAGCCCTTCTCTCGCAGTCTTTCGTCATCAACCCGGAACTGACGGTCGGCGCTGCGGTCAAGGCAGCCGAAAAGGAAGCCGGCGCTGCGATCGAAGTCGTCGGCATGGCCCGTCTGCTCCTCGGCGAAGGCGTCGAGAAGGAAGAGACCGACTTCGCAGCTGAAGTCGCTGCTGTCGCCAAGGGCTGA
- the rpsB gene encoding 30S ribosomal protein S2: MALPDFSMRQLLEAGVHFGHQTHRWNPKMKPYIFGDRNNIHIIDLAQTVPMLSRALQVVSDTVARGGRVLFVGTKRQASELIADSAKRSAQYYVNSRWLGGMMTNWKTISNSIQRLRKLDEILSSEQSGYSKKERLNLEREREKLDKALGGIKDMGGTPDLMFIIDTNKEKIAIDEAKRLGIPVVAIIDSNCDPDLIDYPIPGNDDASRAIALYCDLIARAAIDGIARQQSGSGRDLGASTEVPFEPALDEASEA; encoded by the coding sequence ATGGCATTGCCTGATTTTTCTATGCGCCAGCTTCTCGAAGCAGGCGTCCACTTCGGTCACCAGACTCACCGCTGGAACCCGAAGATGAAGCCGTACATTTTCGGCGATCGTAACAACATCCACATCATCGACCTGGCTCAGACCGTTCCGATGCTGTCGCGCGCCCTGCAGGTCGTGTCCGACACCGTTGCTCGTGGCGGCCGCGTTCTCTTCGTCGGCACCAAGCGTCAGGCTTCCGAGCTGATCGCTGACTCGGCCAAGCGTTCTGCCCAGTACTACGTCAACTCGCGTTGGCTCGGCGGCATGATGACGAACTGGAAGACGATCTCCAACTCGATCCAGCGCCTGCGCAAGCTCGACGAAATTCTGTCTTCCGAGCAGTCCGGCTACTCCAAGAAGGAGCGCCTGAACCTCGAGCGCGAGCGCGAAAAGCTCGACAAGGCCCTCGGCGGTATCAAGGACATGGGCGGCACGCCGGACCTGATGTTCATCATCGACACCAACAAGGAAAAGATCGCGATCGACGAAGCCAAGCGTCTCGGCATCCCGGTCGTCGCCATCATCGACTCGAACTGCGATCCGGACCTGATCGACTATCCGATCCCGGGCAACGACGACGCCTCGCGCGCCATCGCTCTCTACTGCGACCTGATCGCTCGCGCTGCGATCGATGGTATCGCCCGTCAGCAGAGCGGATCGGGCCGCGACCTCGGCGCTTCGACCGAAGTTCCGTTCGAGCCGGCGCTCGATGAGGCGAGCGAAGCCTGA
- a CDS encoding 5-bromo-4-chloroindolyl phosphate hydrolysis family protein produces the protein MGNWLGNDGNWIVAGVVTAILVPVLAFAAGMPFWIAAVIGLLVFAGLVFLLAPRRLFEGLDIKMIGRGRVAFARELLEGAVPAAQRLETTADDITDKQTAARVRHLVEIAADVFRKVEARPESANSVRRFLSYYLPRAAEVAESFAVIEAKRAPDIRQLEDVRAVLVKLEDAFVHYADGLVDAELGTLDTDLRLIQASLKEDLGR, from the coding sequence ATGGGTAACTGGCTCGGCAATGACGGCAACTGGATCGTGGCGGGAGTGGTGACGGCCATTCTCGTCCCCGTTCTGGCTTTTGCTGCCGGCATGCCGTTCTGGATTGCCGCCGTTATCGGCCTTCTGGTTTTTGCCGGCCTCGTTTTCCTGCTGGCGCCACGCAGGCTTTTCGAAGGTCTCGATATCAAGATGATCGGCCGCGGTCGCGTTGCCTTCGCGAGAGAATTGCTGGAAGGGGCTGTGCCCGCCGCACAAAGGCTGGAAACGACCGCGGACGATATCACTGACAAGCAGACGGCAGCGCGCGTGCGCCACCTAGTGGAAATCGCCGCCGATGTCTTCCGCAAGGTGGAGGCGAGGCCGGAAAGTGCCAATTCCGTACGCCGCTTCCTCAGCTACTATCTGCCGCGTGCGGCTGAAGTCGCCGAGAGCTTTGCGGTGATCGAGGCGAAACGCGCCCCTGACATCAGGCAGTTGGAGGATGTTCGCGCCGTGCTGGTGAAGCTCGAGGATGCCTTCGTTCACTATGCCGATGGCCTTGTCGATGCTGAGCTTGGCACGCTCGATACCGACCTGCGCCTCATCCAGGCATCGCTCAAAGAGGATCTCGGACGCTGA
- a CDS encoding substrate-binding domain-containing protein — MIRSFLCALALSGLAALAGCDAFSGGPNFSVVSGSENTVLQPIIEEFCKEKHATCSFKYEGTLDIGLALQSDQGVEQDAVWPASSVWVDMFDTKRRVKDLTSVAQTPVILGVRKSKAEQFGWVGKDVFMKDILAAVKSGSMKFLMTSATQSNSGASAYLSMLSSALGNKPVIEPGDLDDKTVQDTVRSLLAGVARSSGSSGWLADLYTDSASNGTTYDAMWNYEAVIKETNDKLTGMGKEPLYAIYPADGVAMADSPIGFVDHGRGPEVQTFFKDLLAYLRSPDVQKKIAETGRRLPLGGVTAEPEPSWNFDPAKLVTAIRMPEPTVIRQALTLYQAALRKPSLTALCLDFSGSMQGDGENSLQQAMRFLFTPEEASKVLVQWSPADHIFVIPFDANVRDIFSASGDAMEQQGLLNAVSGQHAGGGTNMYACAERALQQMAKTADLSNYLPAIIIMTDGRSDDQSAAFMSDWNAMEPRVPIFGITFGDADKTQLDSLAAATAARVFDGRSDLAAAFRTARGYN, encoded by the coding sequence ATGATCCGATCATTCCTCTGCGCACTGGCGCTATCTGGTCTCGCTGCGTTGGCAGGCTGTGATGCTTTCAGCGGCGGTCCGAATTTCTCGGTCGTTTCCGGCTCGGAAAACACCGTCTTGCAGCCGATCATCGAGGAGTTCTGTAAGGAGAAGCACGCGACCTGCTCCTTCAAATATGAAGGCACGCTCGATATCGGCCTCGCGCTGCAAAGCGATCAGGGTGTCGAGCAGGACGCCGTCTGGCCGGCCTCCAGCGTCTGGGTCGACATGTTCGATACCAAACGCAGGGTCAAGGACCTGACGTCTGTAGCGCAGACGCCCGTCATCCTCGGCGTGCGCAAGTCGAAGGCCGAGCAGTTCGGCTGGGTCGGCAAGGATGTTTTCATGAAGGATATCCTGGCGGCCGTGAAAAGCGGCTCGATGAAGTTTCTGATGACATCGGCTACCCAGTCGAACTCCGGTGCCAGCGCCTATCTCTCCATGCTCTCCAGTGCGCTCGGCAACAAGCCGGTGATCGAACCCGGCGATCTTGACGACAAGACGGTTCAGGACACCGTTCGAAGCCTGCTTGCCGGTGTCGCGCGCTCCTCCGGCTCTTCGGGCTGGCTCGCCGACCTCTATACGGATTCCGCCAGCAACGGCACGACCTACGATGCCATGTGGAATTATGAGGCGGTCATCAAGGAAACCAACGACAAGCTCACGGGTATGGGCAAGGAGCCGCTTTACGCCATCTATCCCGCCGATGGCGTGGCGATGGCGGATTCACCAATCGGCTTTGTCGATCATGGCCGCGGTCCTGAGGTCCAGACCTTCTTCAAGGACTTGCTCGCCTATCTGCGCTCGCCCGATGTTCAGAAGAAGATTGCCGAAACCGGTCGCCGCCTGCCGCTCGGCGGCGTCACTGCTGAACCGGAGCCGAGCTGGAATTTCGATCCGGCCAAACTGGTGACCGCGATCCGCATGCCGGAACCAACGGTAATCCGTCAGGCACTCACGCTCTATCAGGCGGCACTTCGCAAACCGTCACTGACGGCGCTCTGCCTCGATTTTTCGGGCTCCATGCAGGGGGACGGCGAGAACAGTCTGCAGCAGGCGATGCGTTTCCTCTTCACGCCCGAGGAAGCAAGCAAGGTGCTGGTGCAATGGTCGCCGGCCGACCACATCTTCGTCATTCCCTTCGATGCCAATGTCCGCGATATCTTTTCGGCTTCGGGTGATGCGATGGAGCAGCAGGGGCTTCTCAACGCAGTGTCCGGCCAGCATGCCGGCGGCGGCACCAATATGTATGCCTGCGCCGAAAGGGCGCTCCAGCAGATGGCAAAAACGGCTGATCTGTCTAATTATCTGCCGGCGATCATCATCATGACCGACGGCAGATCCGATGACCAAAGTGCGGCCTTCATGAGCGATTGGAACGCTATGGAACCACGCGTGCCGATCTTCGGCATTACCTTCGGCGATGCGGACAAGACCCAGCTGGACAGTCTGGCGGCGGCGACAGCGGCCCGCGTCTTCGACGGTCGCTCGGACCTTGCGGCAGCGTTCCGCACCGCCCGCGGTTATAACTAG
- a CDS encoding toxic anion resistance protein: MADTDLATVQNAALPPVAADLSEVARITDTISIADRAGISVYGDRAQQAVSDYADRILREVRNKDLGDVGRLLTDIILKSKSLDPASLKDKGFLSRMFLSAKARLERFKEEFEDVAGQIDRIGLELDRHKDTLRRDIALLDDLHEETKQSIVRLDAYVQAGKNFAEHFRSLELPKLKSAADAAVSGPGGGMLEAQTYQDSLQALDRLEKRIFYLQQARQLGIQQLPQIRIVQAGDETLIENLQATSALTVPAWKQKMVILLGLTQQKSALDLQKTVTDATNDMIRQASEMMKDQAIAIEQQSQRGIVDMETLAKANQDLIDTVTGVLRVQEEGRKKRAQAEQQMEQLTIDLKKAMTQA, from the coding sequence ATGGCCGACACCGATCTCGCAACTGTTCAGAATGCCGCCCTGCCGCCCGTTGCTGCCGATCTCTCCGAAGTCGCCCGCATTACCGACACCATCAGTATTGCGGACCGCGCCGGAATTTCCGTCTACGGCGACCGCGCGCAGCAGGCCGTCAGTGACTATGCCGACAGGATCCTGCGCGAGGTGCGCAACAAGGATCTCGGCGATGTCGGCAGGCTTTTGACCGACATCATCCTGAAATCGAAGAGCCTCGATCCAGCGTCCCTCAAGGACAAGGGTTTCCTGAGCCGCATGTTCCTCTCCGCCAAGGCGCGTCTCGAACGCTTCAAGGAGGAGTTCGAAGACGTAGCTGGCCAGATCGACCGCATCGGCCTGGAGCTCGACCGCCACAAGGATACGCTGCGCCGCGACATCGCCCTGCTCGACGATCTGCATGAAGAGACGAAACAGTCGATCGTAAGGCTCGATGCCTATGTGCAGGCAGGCAAGAACTTCGCCGAGCATTTCCGCTCGCTCGAGCTGCCGAAGCTGAAGAGCGCCGCCGACGCCGCGGTCTCCGGCCCCGGCGGCGGCATGCTGGAAGCCCAGACCTATCAGGACAGTCTCCAGGCGCTCGACCGGCTGGAAAAGCGTATCTTCTATCTGCAGCAGGCCCGCCAACTCGGCATCCAGCAGCTTCCGCAGATCCGCATCGTCCAGGCCGGCGACGAAACATTGATCGAGAATCTGCAGGCGACCTCGGCGCTGACGGTCCCTGCGTGGAAGCAGAAGATGGTCATCCTTCTCGGTCTTACCCAGCAGAAATCGGCCCTCGACCTGCAGAAGACGGTGACCGACGCCACCAATGACATGATCCGCCAGGCCTCGGAAATGATGAAGGATCAGGCGATTGCCATCGAGCAGCAGTCGCAGCGCGGCATCGTTGATATGGAGACGCTTGCCAAGGCCAATCAGGATCTGATCGACACCGTCACCGGCGTGCTGCGCGTGCAGGAGGAGGGCCGCAAGAAGCGCGCCCAGGCCGAGCAGCAGATGGAACAGCTGACGATCGACCTCAAGAAGGCGATGACCCAGGCGTGA
- a CDS encoding cell envelope integrity EipB family protein translates to MFRSSLAALLLASVSANGSAAAPATSAAIATGLVAHRAVYDLELKDASERSGIASMYGRMVYEFDGNYCEGFTTNFRFVTQIDTGDNVRVSDQQTKTFESLKDGKFTFDTKSFTDDQLDKEVNGAAQDKPEGVKVDLTQPASRELQLEESRFPTEHMLDVIKNAKDGKRFFEARVFDGSDDGDKSLVTTTIVGKQETPVTDEADAGNAGQFAKAAFWPVTISYFNENAKSDTLPVYRMSFKLYENGITRDLTMDYGDFVLTGKLAKLELLDKKAAPVCQ, encoded by the coding sequence ATGTTCCGATCGTCACTTGCCGCTCTTCTCCTCGCGAGCGTCTCCGCCAATGGTTCGGCGGCCGCGCCGGCGACGAGCGCTGCGATCGCGACCGGGCTCGTCGCTCACCGCGCCGTTTACGACCTGGAACTGAAGGACGCTTCGGAGCGCTCCGGCATCGCCTCCATGTATGGCCGCATGGTCTATGAGTTCGACGGCAATTACTGCGAAGGCTTTACCACCAATTTCCGCTTCGTCACCCAGATCGATACCGGCGACAACGTGCGCGTCAGCGACCAGCAGACCAAGACGTTCGAGAGCCTGAAGGATGGCAAGTTCACCTTCGATACAAAGTCTTTCACCGACGACCAGCTCGACAAGGAAGTCAACGGTGCGGCTCAGGATAAGCCGGAAGGCGTGAAGGTAGACCTCACGCAGCCGGCAAGCCGTGAACTCCAGCTCGAGGAAAGCCGCTTTCCGACCGAGCACATGCTCGACGTCATCAAGAACGCCAAGGATGGCAAGCGCTTCTTCGAGGCCCGCGTCTTCGACGGTTCCGACGATGGCGACAAATCCTTGGTGACAACGACGATCGTGGGCAAGCAAGAGACTCCGGTCACGGATGAGGCAGATGCCGGCAATGCCGGCCAGTTCGCCAAGGCCGCCTTCTGGCCGGTGACGATCTCCTATTTCAACGAGAATGCCAAATCCGACACCCTGCCGGTCTACCGCATGTCGTTCAAGCTCTATGAGAATGGCATTACGCGGGATTTGACGATGGACTACGGCGATTTCGTGCTGACCGGTAAGCTTGCCAAGCTCGAGCTTCTTGACAAGAAGGCCGCGCCGGTCTGCCAGTAA
- a CDS encoding RidA family protein, with product MSDQIATRLSEMGITLPEAAAPAANYVPYVVSGNLLTISGQLPLEGGKVAVTGHLGKDVDVATGQRAAELCAINILAQAKTALGGDLSRIRRVIKLNGFVASAPDFVEQHLVINGASNLIAGVLGEAGKHARAAVGMAALPLNAAVEIDAIMEIA from the coding sequence ATGTCCGATCAAATCGCAACGCGCCTGTCGGAAATGGGGATAACCTTGCCCGAAGCCGCAGCACCTGCCGCCAATTATGTCCCCTATGTCGTCAGCGGCAATCTTCTCACTATTTCCGGTCAATTGCCGCTCGAAGGCGGCAAGGTCGCCGTGACGGGACATCTCGGCAAAGATGTCGATGTTGCCACGGGCCAGCGCGCCGCAGAGCTTTGCGCCATCAACATTCTTGCGCAGGCGAAGACAGCCCTTGGCGGCGATCTCAGCCGCATCCGCCGCGTCATCAAGCTCAACGGCTTCGTTGCGTCAGCACCTGATTTTGTCGAGCAGCACCTCGTCATCAACGGCGCTTCGAACCTGATCGCCGGCGTGCTCGGCGAAGCCGGCAAACATGCCCGCGCTGCCGTCGGTATGGCAGCCCTGCCGCTCAATGCAGCAGTCGAAATCGATGCTATCATGGAAATCGCATAA
- a CDS encoding glycerophosphodiester phosphodiesterase: MTNAAWIKELPVAHRGYHDLNNAIWENTLSAFSRAVEAGFAIECDLHYASDGVPVIFHDEDLERLCNLKGDVRERTSQELGLIAVGGTKDKVPTLKQLLALVQGKVPLVLELKGREADDEGFAEAVLDVLEGYEGKVALMSFDHWLLKDLKELNAPYPIGLTANGNTPEEYAEHEKAMGLGLDFISYYYADLPNPFIAGQRDKGIPVITWTVRDEQARKQTFENADQMTFEGFDPRAAV; encoded by the coding sequence ATGACGAATGCCGCCTGGATCAAAGAGCTGCCGGTTGCGCATCGCGGCTACCACGACCTCAACAATGCCATCTGGGAAAACACGCTCTCGGCTTTTTCGCGGGCGGTCGAAGCGGGCTTTGCCATCGAATGCGACCTGCACTATGCCTCTGATGGCGTGCCGGTCATCTTCCATGATGAAGATCTGGAACGTCTCTGCAACCTCAAGGGCGACGTGCGGGAACGGACCTCCCAGGAACTCGGGCTGATCGCCGTCGGCGGCACGAAGGACAAGGTGCCGACGCTGAAGCAGCTTCTCGCGCTCGTGCAGGGCAAGGTGCCGCTGGTGCTGGAACTCAAGGGCCGCGAAGCCGACGACGAGGGCTTTGCCGAAGCCGTTCTCGACGTGCTCGAGGGCTATGAAGGCAAGGTCGCGCTGATGAGCTTCGACCATTGGCTGCTGAAAGATCTCAAGGAGCTCAACGCGCCCTACCCGATCGGGCTGACGGCCAACGGCAATACGCCGGAGGAATATGCAGAGCATGAAAAAGCGATGGGACTCGGCCTCGATTTCATCTCCTATTATTATGCCGACCTGCCGAATCCGTTCATCGCCGGCCAGCGCGACAAGGGCATTCCGGTCATCACCTGGACGGTGCGTGATGAACAGGCTCGCAAGCAGACTTTCGAGAATGCCGATCAAATGACTTTCGAGGGCTTCGATCCGCGCGCGGCGGTTTGA
- a CDS encoding GNAT family N-acetyltransferase, with product MTDESSDELSIRIERSFTAISPERWSRLSGASKTCDSVTYNPFVSHAFLSSLEESGSATAQTGWLGHHMLLETDKGELVGALPGYLKNHSQGEYVFDHGWADAFERAGGSYYPKLQCSIPFTPATGPRLLVAQGFARLPIQNAMAESLKEVVRRLDISSAHITFVPEDEMPVFETDGYLHRTDKQFHFINEGYANHDAFLETLASRKRKALRKERRTAVENGITIDWLTGKDLTEKTWDQFFAFYMDTGGRKWGRPYLTRKFYSLIGERMADDILLVMAKRDGRYIAGAINFIGGDTLYGRHWGCIEDHPFLHFEVCYHQAIDFALEKGLKKVEAGAQGEHKLARGYLPVTTHSAHYIAHAGLRRAVADYLEREREDVEYMNEMLAEHTPFRKGERLQED from the coding sequence ATGACAGACGAATCGTCAGACGAACTTTCCATCCGCATCGAGCGATCATTCACCGCGATTTCCCCCGAACGCTGGTCCAGGCTTTCGGGAGCATCAAAGACGTGCGACAGCGTCACTTATAATCCCTTCGTCTCGCACGCCTTTCTCTCGTCGCTGGAAGAATCCGGCTCGGCCACCGCTCAGACCGGCTGGCTTGGCCATCACATGCTTCTGGAGACGGACAAGGGTGAACTGGTCGGCGCCTTGCCCGGCTACCTCAAGAACCACAGCCAGGGCGAATATGTCTTCGATCATGGCTGGGCAGACGCTTTTGAACGGGCCGGCGGCAGCTATTATCCGAAGCTGCAATGCTCGATCCCGTTTACGCCCGCGACCGGCCCGCGCCTGCTCGTGGCCCAAGGGTTTGCAAGACTGCCAATTCAGAATGCGATGGCGGAAAGCCTCAAAGAGGTCGTCCGCCGCCTCGATATTTCCTCGGCCCATATCACTTTTGTGCCCGAGGACGAGATGCCGGTCTTCGAGACCGACGGCTACCTGCACCGCACCGACAAGCAGTTTCATTTCATCAATGAAGGTTATGCCAATCACGACGCGTTCCTGGAAACGCTTGCCTCCCGCAAGCGCAAGGCACTACGCAAGGAGCGTCGGACGGCGGTTGAGAACGGCATCACCATTGACTGGCTGACCGGCAAGGACCTGACCGAAAAAACCTGGGACCAGTTCTTCGCCTTCTACATGGATACGGGCGGGCGCAAATGGGGCCGGCCTTATCTGACGCGCAAATTCTACTCGCTGATCGGCGAGCGCATGGCCGACGACATCCTGCTGGTCATGGCAAAACGCGACGGCCGTTATATAGCGGGTGCCATCAACTTCATCGGCGGCGATACGCTCTACGGGCGGCACTGGGGCTGCATCGAGGATCACCCCTTCCTGCATTTCGAGGTCTGCTACCATCAGGCCATCGATTTTGCGCTCGAAAAAGGCCTCAAGAAAGTGGAGGCCGGAGCGCAGGGCGAACATAAGCTTGCGCGCGGTTACCTGCCGGTGACAACGCATTCGGCGCACTATATCGCCCATGCGGGATTGCGGCGCGCCGTTGCCGACTATCTCGAGCGCGAGCGGGAGGATGTCGAATATATGAATGAGATGCTTGCTGAACACACTCCCTTCCGCAAAGGCGAACGGCTGCAGGAGGATTGA